The Persephonella sp. genome includes a region encoding these proteins:
- a CDS encoding Hsp20/alpha crystallin family protein gives MDRKNLPAFVWNPFRELARIEHELNKVFNELVPTPKAEISEITTWSPRVDIYEKDNNLVIEAEIPGAKKEDVEVKIKDNAVVIKGEVKKEEEQKDKTYYRSERFYGVFERVIPLPVEVKVEEAKASFENGVLKIEIPKAVEEKEVKVEVK, from the coding sequence ATGGATAGAAAAAATCTTCCAGCATTTGTATGGAACCCATTTAGGGAACTTGCAAGAATTGAGCATGAGCTTAACAAAGTTTTTAATGAGCTTGTTCCTACACCAAAAGCAGAGATCTCTGAAATCACAACATGGAGCCCAAGGGTAGATATTTACGAAAAGGACAATAACCTTGTGATAGAAGCAGAAATTCCAGGTGCCAAAAAAGAAGATGTAGAGGTTAAAATCAAAGATAATGCCGTTGTAATCAAAGGAGAGGTTAAGAAAGAGGAAGAACAAAAGGACAAAACCTATTACAGATCAGAAAGATTTTACGGTGTGTTTGAAAGGGTAATACCTCTTCCTGTAGAGGTAAAGGTTGAGGAAGCAAAAGCTTCTTTTGAAAATGGTGTTCTCAAAATAGAAATACCTAAAGCTGTTGAAGAAAAAGAGGTAAAAGTAGAAGTAAAATAA